TCAGTCTAACCCAACGCATCGCGTTGGGTAATAAAGAATAAAAGAAATTAACGCGCCCTGTAAGGGCAGGTAAAAAAGTAACTAAATAGTTGATACAATGTCTCAATCCCTCACTAAAATCTATGTTCACATCGTTTTTCATATAAAATCAACAACGGTTCCAATAAGTTCAAATGATAAACCCCATCTATATTCCTATATCCGAACGGTACTCGCCGATCGAGAATCTATTCCTATTGAAATTAATGGAACATCTGACCATATTCACATACTATGTTTGCTTTCTAAAAATATTGCCATATCAAAGCTTGTTGAAGATATTAAACGTCATAGCAGTCGATGGATTAAAACATTAGATGATAAATATTCGAGGTTTGCTTGGCAAAGAGGGTATGCTGCCTTTTCAGTAAGCCAATCGGTACTTGAAAAAACAATAAATTACATAAAAAATTAGGAGGAACATCACAGGAAACGAAGTTATAAGGAAGAGGTAATGCTTTTCCTGAAAGAGTATGGAATGGAATATAACGAGGATTATTTCTTTTCCGATTAACCTGCCCTTACAGGGCGAGGATTTAAGTGTTTCTCTTTCCATTGGGCGTAGCCCAATGTTAGATTGAGTTGGGCTTTCAGCCCGAAAATTTGTAATTGCAGTTAACAACCAATGAAATATTACGCCCCGTAGGGGCAAGTCTACCTAACCCAATGCAATGCGTTGGGTGGTTAATGGAACCGAAATAATAATGCGCCCTGTAAGGGCAAGTCAATCTAACCCAACGCACAGCGTTGGGAATTAAAAATATCTATATACAACATCTCGCCCTGTAAGGGCAGGTAAATATAACCCAACGCAACGCATATGGAATAGAATAACAGAAAAAATAAAACGCCCCGTAGGGGCAAGTCTACCTAACCCCACGCAACGCGTTGGGTAATGAACACCAAAAAAATATTGACACGCCCCGAAAGGGCAGGTTAGTTTAACCCAACGCAACGCGTTGGGAAATACGCAATACCAAAATAATAATGCGCCCTGTAAGGGCAAGTCAATCAAACCAAACGCACGGTATTGGATATAGAATAACAGAAAAATAAATCGCCCCGTAAGGGCAGGTCTTTTTAACCCAGTGCACCACGTTGGGTTTCGTATAGCGGAACAAAGTAATCGCCCCGCAGGGGCAAGTCAATCTAACCCAACGCACAGCGTTGGGAAGTAAATAACCAAATACAACTTCTCGCCCTGTATGGGCAGGTAAAAAACAAAACAATGTTAAGGAAAATCATCACACACACTTTCACTATAACACTCCTATTATTCCTTATTAGGCTTGCTTTACCCCAATACCTAAAATATCTTCTATTCCCCACTGTTGCCATTTTAGGTATTCTTACCCTTACTGAGTTCATAGTTACTAAACGTTGGCAGCAAATCACCTTAAAGAGTTTCAGAGTATTTATACCATTAATTCTTTCAGTACTTGCCTATTTTATAGCATTTGCTTTAACACCAAATCGCCCCGAAACACTGTTTAAGGACACCTTTAATCTATTGGTTTTATCTGCATTTATTGTTTCTGCAATACTATTTAACTTTAAAACCGAAGAATTACACTATTCCCTGAAGCGTTTTAATATTCTAGCGGTAATCCTCAGTTCCCATTTTGCCCTTGCCGGTATTTTAAAGCTTTACTTTATGCTTAAGGGGAATAAATGGGAATTTTTATCGGTTGAGGGTTTGGGATTCCCCCAGGGCACGTCGCTAAGCGTTGACGATAATTTTTTTACACTAGTTTGTGTTGTTGGGATTCTTATTGCTACCTTTTACCTTTTCAAGGAATTAAAGCGTTGGCAAAGTGTTCTGCTTCAGCTTGCCCTTTGGGTTTTAATAGTAAACATAATGCTGGCAACCTCGCGTCGTGGTTTAATTATTGCATCGATTTATATAATAGTTTTCATATTAACGTGGTTAACCTCGTGGTTTATTAGGAGGAAACCTTTAAAAAATTTTAGAGAG
The genomic region above belongs to Tenuifilum sp. 4138str and contains:
- a CDS encoding transposase: MSQSLTKIYVHIVFHIKSTTVPISSNDKPHLYSYIRTVLADRESIPIEINGTSDHIHILCLLSKNIAISKLVEDIKRHSSRWIKTLDDKYSRFAWQRGYAAFSVSQSVLEKTINYIKN